One Amblyomma americanum isolate KBUSLIRL-KWMA chromosome 8, ASM5285725v1, whole genome shotgun sequence DNA window includes the following coding sequences:
- the LOC144100214 gene encoding uncharacterized protein LOC144100214 — translation MSGLCSSLKDLFTALEVNTSLKELRIPFCRVDASCGDSLGSAISKNGCVLYLGLSGRIGDYCMARSAEALSQNATLEKLQFSASGLGFNGILAMCDTLRTNKTLKEVVTPHFPAGDSERQQPVYRQAHEVTTTPHGRK, via the exons ATGTCTGGACTCTGCAGTTCGCTCAAGGACTTGTTTACTGCTCTTGAAGTGAACACCAGCTTAAAGGAGCTGCGCATTCCCTTCTGCAGAGTGGACGCTAGCTGCGGAGATTCTTTGGGCTCTGCCATTTCAAAGAACGGCTGCGTGCTCTACCTGGGCTTGAGTGGGCGTATTGGCGATTACTGCATGGCGCGCTCGGCAGAGGCGCTGTCGCAGAACGCCACACTGGAAAAGCTGCAATTCTCGGCCTCCGGTCTAGGCTTCAACGGCATCTTGGCCATGTGTGATACGCTACGGACCAACAAGACTTTGAAAGAGGTGGTGACTCCGCACTTCCCAGCTGGTGACTCAGAAAG GCAACAGCCTGTCTACCGTCAGGCTCATGAAGTAACAACCACGCCCCACGGACGTAAGTGA